From the genome of Yersinia enterocolitica, one region includes:
- a CDS encoding GGDEF domain-containing protein, with the protein MLAAKIFRLDLGRLILILAVMSAFVTLANSFYASYRVQRQLLIDNTLEANRVYATKLASSTDIFLRSAQKQLHYSSMIVAKNFDDHEALQAETARLKYQTDSFNSVVITDAHGVIRATSPDNLQLLGHVLTSPGSVEALKLRRPVISKPYVSAANNLVINISTPIFTPDGRYRGYIGGTIYLRKQSILNELLGEHYYRDGSYIVVLDSDRRILYHQDTSRIGEILEPKPITEAIKTSTNGSLMVTSTSGESMLAGYAIVEPSGWEIITLRPEASTLKPLEGLMLKGLGHITPLALLTLLGVWLLSRLIARPLWLLAGSANHMDKPDIASSIKEIPSWYFESTQLKRALLIGISLLQKKIGKLKFEAQTDPMTGLFNRRGLAITLEPISQLGQHFSVIALDIDHFKSINDAYGHDVGDEVIKQLAVQIRDSSRDTDILCRSGGEEFLMLLPGTTLDVATQVANRLRQNVERMVISDIHPITISLGVAYWNGEGMLEDSLKLADEALYRAKQQGRNRVEIA; encoded by the coding sequence ATTCTTGCCGCCAAAATTTTCCGCCTCGACTTAGGTCGACTAATCCTTATTCTAGCTGTAATGAGCGCTTTTGTGACGCTAGCGAACAGTTTCTATGCCAGTTATCGGGTACAGCGGCAGCTACTGATTGATAACACACTCGAAGCCAATCGTGTCTATGCGACTAAACTGGCATCCAGTACGGATATTTTCCTGAGAAGCGCGCAAAAGCAACTGCATTACAGCAGTATGATTGTCGCCAAGAATTTTGATGATCATGAGGCGCTGCAAGCGGAAACCGCACGGCTAAAATACCAAACCGATAGTTTTAACTCGGTGGTAATAACGGATGCGCATGGTGTTATCCGCGCAACATCCCCGGACAATCTCCAGTTATTAGGTCACGTATTGACATCACCAGGGTCAGTGGAGGCGTTAAAACTACGTCGCCCGGTAATTAGTAAGCCTTATGTATCGGCAGCAAATAATCTGGTTATCAATATCTCGACCCCCATCTTTACGCCGGATGGACGTTATCGCGGTTATATCGGCGGTACTATTTACCTGCGCAAGCAAAGTATTTTAAATGAGCTATTGGGTGAGCATTATTATCGTGATGGCTCCTATATCGTGGTGCTCGACAGCGATCGGCGCATCCTTTATCACCAAGATACCAGCCGTATCGGGGAAATACTTGAACCTAAACCCATCACGGAAGCGATAAAAACCTCCACTAACGGCAGCTTGATGGTTACCAGTACTAGCGGCGAATCAATGCTAGCGGGCTATGCCATTGTCGAACCCTCCGGTTGGGAAATCATTACCTTGCGGCCCGAAGCGTCAACGTTGAAGCCACTGGAAGGTTTAATGCTAAAAGGGCTTGGTCATATCACGCCATTGGCGCTACTCACTTTGCTGGGTGTTTGGCTGTTATCCCGGTTAATTGCCCGCCCGCTGTGGTTGCTCGCCGGCAGTGCCAACCATATGGATAAGCCCGATATTGCCAGCAGCATCAAGGAAATTCCTTCCTGGTATTTCGAATCGACCCAACTCAAACGGGCGCTATTGATTGGCATCAGTTTGTTGCAAAAGAAAATCGGTAAATTGAAGTTTGAGGCACAAACTGATCCCATGACTGGCCTGTTTAACCGGCGTGGATTGGCCATCACCCTCGAGCCTATCTCACAGCTTGGGCAGCATTTTTCGGTTATTGCACTGGATATTGACCACTTTAAGTCGATTAATGACGCTTACGGCCACGACGTTGGTGATGAGGTTATTAAGCAATTGGCAGTCCAAATCCGCGATAGCTCCCGTGACACGGATATCTTGTGTCGTAGCGGAGGGGAGGAGTTCCTGATGTTGCTGCCGGGTACTACGTTGGATGTGGCCACACAGGTCGCCAACCGGCTGCGTCAAAATGTAGAAAGGATGGTGATATCGGACATTCATCCTATTACGATTTCGCTAGGCGTGGCGTACTGGAATGGCGAGGGTATGCTGGAAGATTCGCTCAAACTGGCGGATGAAGCCCTATATCGAGCGAAACAGCAAGGGCGCAATCGGGTAGAGATTGCGTAA